A window of the Gemmatimonadota bacterium genome harbors these coding sequences:
- a CDS encoding phytanoyl-CoA dioxygenase, with amino-acid sequence MGRSVRDLYAEGIVTEDIVRQYREDGAVCIRRAFDPHWVSVVEAGVSRNLAEPSDYAGTLKAGEADRGGFVDDYCNWQRIPEYRDFVFHSPVGAMTARLMESRSSVFYHEHLLVKWPGTLKRTPWHHDQPYYPVNGRQNVSLWMPLDPVSKASCVQFVRGSHDWGRWFVPRKFATESNYTIEDASAKPMLEDRPFEDVPPIDEHPEDYEILAWDMEPGDVIAFHMCTLHGAAGNQSLTDARRVLATRWLGDDARFATRPWEISPTETGGLAPGDPMACDLFPRVWSA; translated from the coding sequence ATAGGAAGGAGCGTGCGGGACTTGTATGCGGAAGGAATCGTAACCGAAGACATCGTACGGCAATACCGGGAAGACGGCGCGGTGTGCATACGGCGGGCCTTCGATCCGCACTGGGTGTCCGTCGTGGAAGCCGGCGTGTCCCGCAACCTGGCCGAACCCAGCGATTACGCGGGTACCCTGAAGGCGGGAGAAGCGGACCGGGGCGGTTTCGTCGACGATTACTGCAACTGGCAGCGGATTCCCGAGTACCGCGACTTCGTGTTCCACTCGCCCGTGGGCGCCATGACGGCGCGGCTCATGGAATCGCGGAGTTCCGTTTTCTATCACGAACACCTCCTGGTCAAATGGCCCGGCACGCTCAAACGGACGCCCTGGCACCACGACCAGCCCTATTACCCGGTGAACGGCCGCCAGAACGTATCCCTGTGGATGCCGCTGGACCCCGTTTCGAAAGCGTCTTGCGTGCAGTTCGTCCGGGGTTCCCACGACTGGGGCCGCTGGTTCGTACCCCGCAAGTTCGCCACGGAAAGCAATTACACCATCGAGGACGCCTCCGCGAAACCCATGCTCGAGGACCGTCCCTTCGAGGACGTGCCGCCCATCGACGAACACCCGGAGGACTACGAGATCCTGGCGTGGGACATGGAACCCGGCGACGTCATCGCGTTCCACATGTGCACGCTGCACGGCGCGGCGGGCAACCAGTCCCTCACCGATGCGCGTCGGGTACTGGCCACCCGATGGCTCGGAGACGACGCCCGGTTCGCGACCCGGCCCTGGGAGATTTCCCCCACGGAAACCGGCGGGCTCGCCCCGGGAGATCCTATGGCCTGCGACCTGTTCCCCCGGGTCTGGTCCGCATGA
- a CDS encoding phytanoyl-CoA dioxygenase family protein produces MNHRLTSEQIASYRENGFLIIEDFLNESELETWRSAVDEAVSLRDRNRLPEGSYHLARKVTADDEAVFRQRINLWMDHVGVRALMLDGRLGKMAADLEGVDGIRIWHDQVLTKLPWANPTTWHQDNTKWSFASEHAITIWVALDEVTVQNGCMFFMPGSHRKRRDDYPAAGKQVGAMFDAYPDLGRMDPVPVVMPAGGCSFHNGLIVHAANANMTPWPRRAFTCAYMPDHSTFNGIPNVLPNRILDTIEIGDPLDDDTQNPLIYSNEVS; encoded by the coding sequence ATGAACCATCGACTGACGAGCGAACAGATTGCCTCCTACCGGGAAAACGGCTTTCTCATCATAGAAGACTTCCTGAACGAATCAGAACTGGAGACCTGGCGGTCCGCGGTGGATGAGGCGGTCTCACTACGGGACCGGAACCGGCTGCCCGAAGGGTCCTACCACCTGGCCAGAAAGGTAACGGCGGATGACGAAGCCGTATTCCGGCAGCGGATCAACCTGTGGATGGATCACGTAGGCGTCCGCGCGCTGATGCTGGACGGCCGGCTGGGCAAAATGGCGGCCGACCTGGAGGGGGTCGACGGAATCCGGATCTGGCACGACCAGGTCCTGACCAAACTGCCCTGGGCCAATCCCACCACGTGGCACCAGGACAATACCAAGTGGTCCTTCGCGTCGGAGCACGCCATCACCATCTGGGTCGCCCTGGATGAAGTCACCGTCCAGAACGGCTGCATGTTCTTCATGCCCGGGTCGCACAGGAAGCGGCGCGACGACTATCCGGCGGCGGGGAAACAGGTGGGGGCCATGTTCGATGCCTACCCCGATCTCGGCCGGATGGACCCCGTTCCCGTCGTCATGCCGGCGGGCGGATGTTCCTTCCACAACGGGCTGATCGTACACGCCGCCAACGCGAACATGACGCCCTGGCCGCGCCGCGCCTTCACCTGCGCCTACATGCCCGACCACAGCACGTTCAACGGCATCCCCAACGTGCTTCCGAACCGGATCCTGGATACGATCGAAATAGGCGACCCGCTGGATGACGATACACAGAACCCGCTCATTTACTCCAACGAAGTTTCCTGA